Within Sebastes fasciatus isolate fSebFas1 chromosome 19, fSebFas1.pri, whole genome shotgun sequence, the genomic segment CTTTTCTCGGTCCACACTTGTTCTGTTTTCGGCTTGTCAGccatctgtgaagcactttgaactgcactaacctgtatgaaaggtgctatacaaataaagttggattgattgattgatagattgatagattgattgattgattgattgattgccTGAGCAGGACTAGGCGGGTATggaaaatgtatgtgttttatACAGTTAAACAGCTGTCTAAATCAGTCTGTATATTGATTTGCATGTGTGTTACTCATGCCACAATAAGCAGGATGGTTCATGTCTGAACACTGACCTCTGctgttgaaaaaaaagcaacaaaatgaACACATTTCTGGTCACAAATGAGAAACCAACTTCATCATGGCTCATACATTGAGTACCAGGCCTGAACATGTTTGATCTCACTTTCACTAATTCCTGCTGCCCAGCAAAGATTAAAAGCGAACACGCATATAGAGCTTTGAGCCAATTACTAAGCTGACGCACAAGTGTTGGCACTGCCGCTGTCTGACTGAGATGTAATGACCGTAGTACTAGGCACTTAAAATAGTTGCAGCTTTCTTAATGGAATCTCTGTAATAAATTTGATTTCTTTACAAAAAGATCAGAGTATTTAGAGGAGAATGTGTTTAATCAGATACACAACATGCTCAGACGGCAGTAAAAAGGAGGCAGGAGAATTGAGGTCACTCTAAGACTTTGGTCTATGAACAATtagttaaaataacaaacaaactgaGCTTCCTGTAGTGTAACCGTTCTTACCatacaaatgtaaataaatatagattttACACCAATAGAAACATAAATACCAAAACATAAATATACTTTCTTTCAGAGTGTGTTACAGTTAGCAGCAATAATCAATAAAATTCCTACTTCTGATAATTCACATTTACTGTATAAGATGGAAGAGTCTGTTATTTATAACTTCATACATTCACCATGTCCTCATTGTCCTCTTGTTGAATCTTGATTGCTTTTATCCTCTTCTGGATTTCCATCCTCTAAATGTGTGTTATCTCTTCGGTGCACTTCGTCCTGCTCACCTACGAGAACTTTACTGTAGAGTTTCTGCTGCTCTTCTTTAAAGGCGTCTTTCACTTTTCCTCGTTTCAGCCCTCCATCCCTGAGAGCACACAGGTAGGAAAGGAAAAGAGTATCACGCACTGACTCAACACTGCGTCATTTGTTTCCTTCACAAACAACAGATGGCCTCCGTGAATTACCTTCAGGGTGTAATACTGCACAGTTTCTGTGAAAGCTAAAAGCCAATAACGATGTGTTTTGTGAATCAGCGTCTGTGTTTTATACCACTGGAAACCTCTCTTTCTAACAACCATTAACACATACTATTctactgatatactgtatataaagactGCTTTTCCTACTTTTTTCTCACCATTTGAAGTTTGAATGGCATTCTCTTAAtcatagggctgcaactaatgattattttcactgtcgattaatcagttgattattttcttgattaatcgattagttgtttgggctataaaaagtcagaaaattgtgaaaactgtagccagtgtttcccaaaatccaagacgtcatcttggacaaatgtcttgttttgtccacaactcaaatatattcagtttactgtcatagaggagtaaagaaaccagaaaatattcacgttTAAGAagatggaatcagagaatttttttcatttttttcttaaaaaatgactcaaaccgaggTATTTTATccaaatagttggcaattaatttaatagttgacaaataatcgattgattaatcgttgcagctctatttaaTTACGCCATCTTGTTGCACCCTCTTCTTCTGCAATGCTATAATGGCACCTGACAGGGGAATTAACGGCACCAACTGTTTATCATGATGAACCAACTCCTAATATTCACATAACAGTAGTGGATGGAAAATGCGcataaaatgcattttcttttacagattttctGAAAATTCGTTAAAATTGGTTCTACATTTGAATGGAAACTTGGCTAATGACTCACCAAATGAGATCTACTAATCCTCCTTGTGCAGCTATAGCTGCTTTCACTCTGTTGGCAAACTGCACCGCATCCTCCCCTTcctaaacaaagaaaataaaaaaaagaacaggagGTGGGAAAATCACCCCAGTAGACAGAATAAACAACAGATGATCTGAAATTCCTATCACTGATtttgataatatttttttttaagattgtgGCAAAGAAGTTTCACCTCTCTGTTCATAGGCGGCAGGTACCAGACGCTGCAGACGATGGCCCAGCTGCTCATCATCCTCAGCAGATAGTTCACCAGGCCAAACTTACTGCTGTTCCAGAAGGCATCCCCAAACCGAGGATCATACTGCAAGATAAACATAAAGTCATATCAAGAGTAGGGAAGAGCAAAATGAGCAGAAAGGAGGAAAAAGACAAACCTTAATGGCGACTGGATAGACCGTGCAGTCGATTTCAAAGCTGCCCTTTTTGAACATCATCACTGATGTGTTGTTGATGCAAGTACCTGTGGAAGACACAGTGTGAAGATCTTATCGACATTAAACAACAAATGTTACGTGTGTTTGTAAGAATGATATCATCATACACACCCTCAGGGAAGATCAGGATGGGCTGTTTAGTTTTGTCAGCAACATGATCGCTTAGCCTGAAATGAAAAAGCACAAGTgatcaaaatatatatactgtacatatatgaATCTATATACATATCTTTTTAAAAGTCTTGCCATTAGGCTCACTTCTAGAGTTCAAACTAAATGATGTCCAATCTAAACTTCTATTATAGCAACAACCAAAACCGAATgattatatattcatatatactaCATGGTGTATGTCAAGTTGAAATATCACTAAATGGTGAAATGTGGTTTTATACTGCCTTATTAATGCCTATAATGGCAATCCACAAGCTTCTACAGACTGTTCCAGTTTTATTTTGGACTATGCTCACTGTCAAGTTCATTGTTTTATGgccatacatactgtacatactgatGTGTCATAAACTGGGAAAACATGTTTAGAGCTAGGATATAAAAATAACCAGAATACAAAGATTTCTGATCTACTCACAGTGCTGCCATCTGACTGACCTGAGTGATATTTGTCAGAAGGCCTTTGCCCATAACCAAAACACATTTCTATTATGTACCTTGTGTTTTAAGTGAAAATgtaacaaatgtgttttaaccaCAACTTCCTATTTCAACAAATGTTTAAACCTAATCTAAACCATGTGCACCAAGAATGTTGACACCGATTCACAATTAGACATATCAAGGCATATACAGGGGTGAACAAAAAGTATTGCATATCataattcaacacacacacacacacacacacacacacacactgagctgaaCATCCTAAATGAGAAGTAGGTGCACATCAGCGGGACCGACCATAATGCAACTGGAGATGAGAGCGATGCCGACAGAGAGAAGATGCACTGTTACCTTTTGGCCACTAGGTGTCTGTCTTTGACTTCTGATCTTTCAAACCAGATGTGAGGAGAGGATTTGACCATAGCTTGCTGGATCATTCCCATCAGCCCTCCGTGCAACTGGCCAACCTGAGGGACGAGTTAGGCTCCAGTTCAGCTCAAAAACAACATCTCTAATTTTTCAaaatcactcactcagtcactgaAACACACGCAGAGACACACAAGCTTTTCTACCATAGAGTAGCAGCCGTCATTGGCCAAGATGATGACATCGATGGGTGTTGTGTGATTGGACACACAGATTCCGCCATTCTTTGGTTTGTTCTCTCTGAAATTAAACAAGTTGGTTTAAGACAGACACACAACTATAAACCATACACACTTCAATGCTTGCCATTATGTTCTGTTATTATACTGCATTCAATTTAATATGCTGTACCTGTTATGATAGGTGATGATTGCTGAGAGAGCTCTCACACAGATGCGGTAACACATCTGATGAACCTTCTCAGTCAGGTAGAACCTTAACCTGAAGACATAATGCCACAATAATTAGTCCAGTACCCTTAGGATGTAAACTTCAAAGGTTAAATGTTGGATAAAATACATGTGGTTACACTATCATGTAGCTTTTGATCATCTTTCTACCCTTGTTATAGAGACCTAACTTCACGCGCATGCTTGAACTGTTATGAGAATTGGATGAAACTTACTCTTTGTTTGGTAAAACGCCCACCAAAGCAGTCAGGACTAGAAGCAGACTAATGCCGGTGAATGCCAGAGTGACCCTGCAGAAAAGAAGAACATATAGTTGACTCAAGACTGAACCAGTTGTTCATCCAGTTGCCGCTTTTGTACAATGAGATGAATCTTACTCCCCTGACCTGACCTGAGAGGCAGCAGGATGCCGTAGCGGACGAGGACGCCCAGACCCCACAGGATGGTAAGTCTCAGGCTGATGTGACGGAGGTTGTAGTTGCTTCGAGTCAGCAGGTTCCAGCTCTCCAGCTCCTGAGCCGAAAAGCGCTTGGTCACCTCGTCGTCCAAGATGCTCTCCACGCCTCTCCGGCAGAAGTAGAAGATGTCAGCCATCTCGAACTCCGGCTCTGAGCGCAGACAGCCGGCAGAACCTCGGAGCTCCTGGATCTCCTGCTGAAAGGACGACGGTGGTTCTTTGGCTATGATTCCTACAATGAGAACGAAAAATCATGCTTTTGAGTTAATGGTAAAAATAATACAGGTACAGTAAGCATTCATATAGAaacaaaatattgaaatattacTCTTTTACCGTTACTATATGGTTTATAGagttgctgattattttccttTGCACCCATCTCCATTCTTGAGGTTGCCCACTAAtttaaggaaaaaacaaactagATTAGAAAACAGGATTACTACATTTCCGTTGTTTGCTGTCATGTTTAACATACAGAGAGCAAGAACTAAAGACTTAATTTGATATGCTACTGCTGACAAGCAGCTCTGAAGTTGGCAGTAATAAGCACTGCAGGCCTCCAAATCGCATCAAGGTTAGAGATTCAAAGAGGATATGGGCAGCATATAGACTGTGATATGATCAAAGTGATGAAATTAGGCAACATGATCCctggagacagagaggcagcTCTGCCACATCTTTTTCCCTGAGAAGCTTGCAGCTGAGAAAACAATGCAGATAAATTGCAGAAACTTTCAACACTGTTCTGGTTTCAAACCCGTTGTCTGACTTACTCGAGCATAAATAGGTCACAGTTTTGATGGATCAGGCATCCGTGCCACGCAGACCTGGAGAGAGGACATTTAAAGAACCATCGCCTGATGTGTACTCTAAATAAAACAGCATTCCTGCAGGGCTGTAGCCCATGGAGAAGAAAACTATTCATGATTGTGcactacatacacacactcctccACCAACAAGTTCTAACAGACCTGCTGCCATAAACCAAGATGACTGACACTACTAAAGGCTTACCAGCCTTGAAAGATGAAACACCACACACCTGTCCCCTGGAGGACGTACCCAGAGCTAAATGAAGGCAGTGGAATACCGGCTCCATATTGGTCTGTTGTAAAACATCTACAGTCCAGTGGTAAAGCCTGGACTTAAAGCTCTACGGGTTGAAACCAACGTATAGTAGATCTGCTTTTTTGCTAGGCTCAATGCCAGAGACCTGATAGGACAAAGCAGAGTGAAAAGCCAGAGAGGATCTTTGTAGGAAATGTCAGATTTGGCAGCACAACCACCCCTATACCTTGATCCATGGATCAAGAGAGCTTGCAGCTCATCCCATCCTCTTGGCAAAAGACAGCAGAAAGACAGTCTCGCTTGACAGCTTCTTCAGATCGACCAGGGCCTTATCCAGAGCCCAGAGAACCAGCCACAAAGGTGGGACAACTGCCTTAAAACAGCTGCCTTCAACTGTACTACAGCCTTCAAGAAATTAGTAAAGCAGTCTGCAATCCTGCTCAGACAACAGGTTTGTccctatttgtttatttttaattgtgaCTATCGTTATCCTGAGTGTAGAAGGGGAGTTCTAACAACTCCTACAGAAACGGTAGGACCACAGGGGCTGAGCTTGTCTACTGTGCCAGTAGATAAACTTCATCCCAGGAGTCTAAACTCCCTGCAGTATCTACAACACCTCAGATGGTAGTCCCATGGCTAAAAGCTTGTTCCTCCCTGGGGTCTGTCCCAAAAACCAAAGTCCCTAAGGAAAGGGAGGCAGCAACACGGCCTGTGTCTCTATCAGTCCGCCTAAGTTGGGAGAACCCAGGGGTCCCACCCGACGGggaatgcatttttttaaatatataaaatctgTGAGATTAACACTGCAATAACTATTTTGTTCAAAATAGTAACTCAAAGGGTTCTAATATAATACTGCAGTAGTTTAGAGGTAGGATATTTGTTCCAAAATGTTGTACaattaatatcaataaataaccaataacataaaatacaaagGACTTTGATTTTGTAGGCTACCCTTCTAAAAACATTGTGCATTACAAACAGACACCAAGCTCACCTCAAAGATCTTGAGAAGAGTCCACATGTAGAGTCTGCGGATACCAAAAGAGACTCCAAGTACAGCCGGCACAATTGTGAAGACAAACAGAAGAGTCAACCAGACAGTGATGGAGATGCCGAGGCACCGACACAGCAGGTTGTCAGCAGTAAATGCAAACCAAGACATGCTGCTCATCAACATCCGAAGAGACGCAGAGAGCAAAGAGGCTGCAGCGAAACCCACTGCTTCGGGGCAAGTCTTCTGGTCCGTTTGAAGAGTCGGCGTCTGAAGGCGACGCTGAAACGTACAACAGGAGTAACTCACTGTCTGCGTCTGACAAAGACGGCATGAACAGTCAGAAAAAGTACAAACTTCATTATCCCCCCGTGTTCCCTTTCAGGTGACTTGTTCACATCATGATTGACTTTAAATTACCTTTTGAGCAACATTGCTGATGGCCAATATGTAAGGTAGATTTTCACACACATACTTTCACTCAAATATTATAATACTGACATTTTACTGATATAACCCGAGCATCCTGGCTGCAATTTAATACTAATATAGTATAACTTgcaccaaccctacctttaaagtGCAATACTTCCCCATATTACGGGTGagtttttcaaaataacttGATTTCCTTTGAATTCACTGTCTTTTTTTGTGACAGCATGCAGAAAAGTTATTCCAGCTTTTCAACAAGAGACAATGGCTGTTTTTGTAAATTGACAGCCATTGTCTCATTGTAGGAAAAACTTGGAACAACTCTAATGCAAGCAGTCAGAAATAAAGCTGATGAATGCATATAGAAGAGATTACAATGAGTAAGTCATTTCtgagttagatagatagatagatagatagatagatagatagatagatagatagatagatagatagatagatagtaactttattgatcccgagggaaattcaggtttccagcatcacagttccatagtgcagaacatgttagtaaaaaggcagtaaaaaagttagtagtgcaaagtacaaagtacaaaaaaataaaccagacataaaaatacaaggagatgaagaaaactgttaaaactgaatatagtgcagggtaacagctgtgatacaggactattaaaaaagtgaatatagtgcagaagagactgttaaaaatgagtatagtgcaaagagactgttaaaaagtgaatatagtgcagaagagactgttaaaaagtaaatatacatagtgcagaagagactttgtaaaatgagtatagtgcagaagagactgttaaaaagtgaatattgtgcacaagagactgttaaaaagtgagtatagtgcagaagagactttttaaaatgagtatagtgcagaagagactgttaaagtgagtatagtgcagaagagactttttaaagtgagtatagtgcagaagagactgttaaaaagtgagtatagtgcagaagagactgttaaagtgagtatagtgcagaagagactttgtaaaatgagtatagtgcagaagagactgttaaaaagtgagtatagtgcagaagagactgttaaagtgagtatagtgcagaagagactttttaaagtgagtatagtgcagaagagactttttaaaatgagtatagtgcagaagagactgttaaagtgagtatagtgcagaagagactttgtaaaatgagtatagtgcagaagagactgttaaaaagtgagtatagtgcagaagagactgttaaagtgagtatagtgcagaagagactttttaaagtgagtatagtgcagaagagactttttaaaatgagtatagtgcagaagagactgttaaagtgagtatagtgcagaagagactttttaaagtgagtatagtgcagaagagactttttaaaaagagtatagtgcagaagagactgttaaagtgagtatagtgcagggtgaCAGCTGTTATTCACCCACAGCTTCAGTTTACCTGTCAGCTGGCTGGTTTATGGGACCACAACAACAATGATTAAGTTACAGTAAAGTCATCATTTAACGTTA encodes:
- the gpat4 gene encoding glycerol-3-phosphate acyltransferase 4 isoform X2; amino-acid sequence: MEMGAKENNQQLYKPYSNGIIAKEPPSSFQQEIQELRGSAGCLRSEPEFEMADIFYFCRRGVESILDDEVTKRFSAQELESWNLLTRSNYNLRHISLRLTILWGLGVLVRYGILLPLRVTLAFTGISLLLVLTALVGVLPNKELRFYLTEKVHQMCYRICVRALSAIITYHNRENKPKNGGICVSNHTTPIDVIILANDGCYSMVGQLHGGLMGMIQQAMVKSSPHIWFERSEVKDRHLVAKRLSDHVADKTKQPILIFPEGTCINNTSVMMFKKGSFEIDCTVYPVAIKYDPRFGDAFWNSSKFGLVNYLLRMMSSWAIVCSVWYLPPMNREEGEDAVQFANRVKAAIAAQGGLVDLIWDGGLKRGKVKDAFKEEQQKLYSKVLVGEQDEVHRRDNTHLEDGNPEEDKSNQDSTRGQ
- the gpat4 gene encoding glycerol-3-phosphate acyltransferase 4 isoform X1 — encoded protein: MLMSSMSWFAFTADNLLCRCLGISITVWLTLLFVFTIVPAVLGVSFGIRRLYMWTLLKIFEWATSRMEMGAKENNQQLYKPYSNGIIAKEPPSSFQQEIQELRGSAGCLRSEPEFEMADIFYFCRRGVESILDDEVTKRFSAQELESWNLLTRSNYNLRHISLRLTILWGLGVLVRYGILLPLRVTLAFTGISLLLVLTALVGVLPNKELRFYLTEKVHQMCYRICVRALSAIITYHNRENKPKNGGICVSNHTTPIDVIILANDGCYSMVGQLHGGLMGMIQQAMVKSSPHIWFERSEVKDRHLVAKRLSDHVADKTKQPILIFPEGTCINNTSVMMFKKGSFEIDCTVYPVAIKYDPRFGDAFWNSSKFGLVNYLLRMMSSWAIVCSVWYLPPMNREEGEDAVQFANRVKAAIAAQGGLVDLIWDGGLKRGKVKDAFKEEQQKLYSKVLVGEQDEVHRRDNTHLEDGNPEEDKSNQDSTRGQ